Proteins co-encoded in one Candidatus Thiodictyon syntrophicum genomic window:
- a CDS encoding sensor histidine kinase — protein sequence MIPPPLTPTDAGRRRHDPWARTAKVLKSSSFRITLFYMLMLSASVAVLLGFIYWSTAGFMDRQTDATIGAEIQGLAEQYRQRGLPGLSTVIRERFAQDPTGAAVYLLADQAFTPLVGNLDRWPAGLPDANGWMHFRLRERGPDHAEEHAARGQVFRLHGDLLLLVGRDVRDLERTRHLILDALTWGLALTAALALLGGWIVSHRVLRRLEAINQTSREIMEGDLSRRIPMRGSGDDFDQLAAGLNTMLARIESLMAGVRQVSDNIAHDLRTPLTRLRTKLELLRAELGEDHPAGAAAQETIADAEELLTTFNALLRIARIESGGRRAAFAPVDLVPLLADLAELYEPVAAERGQQLDLQAPADAWVIGDRDLLFQALGNLVDNAVKYTPEGGRVRLLLRDTEHAVIIEVADNGPGIPASLHTEVFRRFYRADHSRSTPGSGLGLSLVQAVIQLHGADIELTDNRPGLRVRVQLERTAAPEPE from the coding sequence ATGATCCCCCCCCCGCTCACCCCCACCGACGCCGGCCGACGCCGCCATGACCCCTGGGCACGCACCGCCAAGGTCCTGAAGAGCTCCAGCTTCCGCATCACCCTCTTCTACATGCTCATGCTGTCCGCCTCGGTCGCGGTCCTGCTGGGCTTCATCTACTGGTCCACCGCCGGCTTCATGGACCGCCAGACCGACGCCACCATCGGCGCCGAGATCCAGGGCCTGGCCGAACAATACCGCCAGCGCGGGCTGCCGGGCTTGAGCACCGTGATCCGCGAGCGCTTCGCCCAGGACCCGACCGGGGCCGCCGTCTACCTCCTGGCCGACCAGGCCTTCACGCCGCTCGTCGGCAACCTCGACCGCTGGCCCGCCGGCTTGCCGGACGCCAACGGCTGGATGCACTTTCGGCTGCGCGAGCGCGGCCCGGACCACGCCGAGGAACACGCCGCGCGCGGCCAGGTATTCCGCCTGCACGGCGACCTGCTCCTGCTGGTCGGTCGCGACGTCCGCGACCTGGAGCGCACCCGCCACCTGATCCTCGACGCCCTGACCTGGGGGCTCGCCCTGACCGCAGCACTCGCCCTGCTCGGCGGCTGGATCGTGAGCCACCGCGTCCTGCGCCGCCTGGAGGCCATCAACCAGACCAGCCGCGAGATCATGGAGGGGGACCTGTCCCGGCGCATCCCCATGCGCGGCAGCGGCGACGACTTCGACCAACTCGCCGCCGGCCTCAACACCATGCTGGCGCGCATCGAATCACTGATGGCCGGGGTCCGCCAGGTCTCCGACAACATCGCCCACGACCTGCGCACCCCACTCACCCGCCTGCGCACCAAGCTCGAATTGCTGCGCGCCGAACTGGGCGAGGACCACCCGGCCGGGGCCGCAGCGCAAGAGACCATCGCCGACGCCGAGGAACTGCTCACCACCTTCAACGCGCTGCTGCGCATCGCCCGCATCGAGTCCGGCGGACGGCGCGCCGCCTTCGCCCCGGTCGACCTAGTCCCGCTGCTGGCCGATCTGGCCGAACTCTACGAGCCGGTCGCCGCCGAGCGCGGCCAGCAACTCGACCTGCAGGCCCCCGCCGACGCCTGGGTCATCGGTGATCGCGACCTGCTGTTCCAGGCCCTGGGCAACCTGGTCGACAACGCGGTCAAATACACGCCCGAGGGCGGCCGGGTGAGACTGCTCCTGCGCGACACCGAGCACGCAGTGATCATCGAGGTCGCCGACAACGGCCCCGGCATCCCCGCCTCCCTGCACACCGAGGTCTTCCGCCGCTTCTACCGCGCCGACCACAGCCGCTCCACCCCCGGCAGCGGCCTGGGCCTGAGCCTGGTGCAGGCCGTCATCCAACTGCACGGCGCCGACATCGAACTGACGGACAACCGGCCCGGGCTGCGCGTGCGGGTGCAGTTGGAGCGGACCGCGGCCCCTGAGCCGGAGTAG
- a CDS encoding response regulator transcription factor: MRVLLIEDDRQVAEYLRKALGEAGAVTDHAADGREGLLMAASGDYDALILDRMLPGLDGLAILRTLRASGNQTPVLILSALGEVDDRVDGLRAGGDDYLVKPFAFSELHARLEALLRRGAVDAPETRLRVADLEMDLLKREVTRAGRPIALQPREFRLLEYLLRHTGQVVTRTMLLEQVWDYHFDPQTNIIDVHISRLRGKIDREFDTPLLHTVRGAGYMLRGPGA, from the coding sequence ATGCGAGTCCTGTTGATCGAAGACGACCGTCAAGTGGCGGAGTACCTGCGCAAGGCCTTGGGCGAGGCCGGCGCGGTCACCGACCATGCCGCCGACGGCCGCGAGGGCCTGCTCATGGCGGCGAGCGGCGACTATGACGCACTCATCCTGGACCGGATGCTCCCGGGCCTGGACGGACTCGCCATCCTGCGCACCCTGCGCGCCTCCGGCAACCAGACCCCGGTACTGATCCTCTCCGCCCTGGGGGAGGTGGACGACCGGGTCGACGGGCTGCGCGCCGGCGGTGACGACTATCTGGTCAAACCCTTCGCCTTCTCCGAACTGCACGCACGCCTGGAGGCCCTGTTGCGGCGCGGGGCGGTCGACGCACCCGAGACCCGCCTGCGGGTCGCCGACCTGGAGATGGATCTGCTCAAACGCGAGGTCACCCGCGCCGGACGCCCTATCGCGCTCCAACCGCGGGAGTTCCGCCTGCTGGAATACCTGCTGCGCCACACCGGCCAGGTGGTCACCCGTACCATGCTGCTGGAACAGGTCTGGGACTACCACTTCGACCCCCAGACCAACATCATCGACGTCCACATCAGCCGCCTGCGCGGCAAGATCGACCGCGAATTCGACACCCCGCTCCTGCACACCGTGCGCGGCGCGGGGTATATGCTGCGCGGACCCGGAGCCTAA
- a CDS encoding response regulator → MTDTDDRPAPAIPPTDLRREAEPGPEPTLRQRAEQTAGDTAAQPPEALAALSPQDLQRTAVVQASEGMLRTIYDLLPVGISITDRSGRIIDCNQTAARLLDLTRAEHPQRHYVGKDWAIIRADGTPLPADAHACVRAMVEQRPVREVEMGLVKPAGITWLSVSATSTAHADYGVVITYVDMTERRQGEAALRTGKQQLDMALQAAAMGIWDWEIATGRVAWAGEHAALFGNPPADFGGTIADVQACVHPDDRAQGMAVFQRTIEEGSAFDNTYRVVWPDGSLHWLHSLGQVTRDERGVPQRILGTTQDITASKRAEEALRRSQAMLARTEAIAHVGSWEWDVTTDTVTWSAELFRIMQRDPAAGAPSFADQSQRYVPEDRQRFREAVDVALTAGAPFELELRAMRTDGATVVTLVVGNVEIGTGKRVTRLFGCVQDVTERHAADRALRASEQRFRTMIDVAPVPFFLIDAQQRFTYQNRACIELFGYTLADMPTLAEWWPLAYPDPDYRQWVMDIWRERTGQARQDGGPFAAVPEVTIRCKNGQDRTVLAGTAVLGCAFEEPFLVSFSDVTDLKEAREAAEQAARVKSEFLANMSHEIRTPLNAMLGLAQLLEGEALAAEQRHLVQQLRTAGRSLLRLVNDILDLSKLESGRLRLEVRTYAPAAVLAQVQSLLGQQARAKGLDFRLEIPAGLSSWLRGDPLRLEQILVNLVGNAVKFTERGGVLIRVSQQEVDTRTVRLRLEVRDTGIGISPEHLTILGTPFTQADGSITRRFGGTGLGLAISKQLVERMGGRFGVDSTLGVGSSFWFELPCERASANDTPPQQAAPAERPAGPCLSGVHCLVVDDSPLNRAVVERALRREGARTTLVADGQQALDCLRAHAQDIDAVLMDIQMPVMDGLTATRAIRQALGLTALPVIAFSANVLAEQRHQAQEAGVSDFLAKPVDLDDLVAVLRRWTNPPPAVAPGAAGPVPIPAPTPSPGPAGFPDIPGIDGRRAARLLDQDWAFFLRLAHRFAADFADATRQIHQALARGEASAAARRLHTLRGHAGNLGALALAQSAQALETALAAPRVDPAPALADFDARLCALLTALAPWLEGAAPLPDAAPAAPLDEGRLTALCDALSGHDLETLDLFEVEVIPENPAIRILIIDDDPVSVQIMARALKPVCRCDFALSGPQALERLAAERLPTLILLDVMMPEMDGYTLCRMLQADPRLKGIPVIFVTASHDSDSETQALEAGAADFIAKPINPPVLRLRVGLQCQLREREQALRDSEARFEHLAHFDALTGLPNRLLLADRLHLAMAQARRRGQGLAVVYLDLDGFKAINDAHGHAVGDQLLVTVAHHLKQTLRESDTLARIGGDEFVAVLIDLNGSDASVPPLNRLLAAASAPLALGDLVVQVSASLGVTFYPQPQEIDADQLLRQADQAMYQAKLTGKNRYHVFNLEEDHCT, encoded by the coding sequence ATGACAGACACGGATGACCGACCCGCACCCGCGATCCCCCCGACAGACCTTCGCAGGGAAGCGGAACCGGGTCCGGAACCGACCCTGCGGCAGCGGGCCGAGCAGACCGCGGGCGACACCGCGGCCCAGCCGCCGGAGGCCCTCGCGGCACTGTCACCGCAAGACCTCCAGCGCACCGCCGTCGTGCAGGCCTCCGAGGGCATGCTGCGCACCATCTATGACCTGCTGCCGGTGGGGATCTCCATCACGGACCGGTCCGGTCGGATCATCGACTGCAACCAGACCGCGGCAAGACTCCTCGACCTGACGCGCGCAGAGCATCCCCAGCGCCATTATGTCGGCAAGGACTGGGCGATCATCCGCGCGGATGGCACGCCGTTGCCCGCGGACGCCCATGCGTGTGTACGCGCCATGGTCGAGCAGCGCCCGGTCCGCGAGGTGGAGATGGGCCTCGTCAAGCCCGCCGGCATCACCTGGCTCTCGGTCAGCGCCACGTCCACTGCCCATGCCGACTACGGAGTGGTCATCACCTATGTCGACATGACCGAGCGCCGACAGGGCGAAGCCGCGCTGCGGACCGGTAAGCAGCAACTGGACATGGCCCTGCAGGCCGCCGCGATGGGGATCTGGGACTGGGAGATCGCCACCGGCCGGGTGGCCTGGGCGGGGGAACACGCGGCCCTGTTCGGCAATCCGCCCGCCGATTTCGGGGGAACGATCGCGGACGTGCAAGCCTGCGTTCACCCCGACGACCGCGCGCAGGGCATGGCGGTCTTCCAGCGCACGATCGAAGAGGGGAGCGCTTTCGACAATACCTACCGGGTCGTCTGGCCCGATGGCAGCCTCCACTGGCTGCATTCCCTGGGCCAGGTGACCCGTGACGAACGCGGTGTGCCGCAACGCATTCTCGGAACGACCCAGGACATCACCGCGAGCAAACGCGCCGAGGAGGCACTGCGGCGCAGTCAGGCCATGCTGGCGCGCACCGAGGCGATCGCGCACGTCGGTAGCTGGGAATGGGATGTCACGACGGACACCGTGACCTGGTCGGCGGAGTTGTTCCGCATCATGCAGCGCGACCCGGCCGCCGGGGCGCCGTCCTTTGCGGACCAATCGCAACGCTATGTTCCCGAAGACCGGCAACGATTCCGTGAGGCAGTGGACGTCGCCCTCACTGCGGGCGCGCCCTTTGAGTTGGAGCTGCGCGCCATGCGCACGGATGGCGCGACGGTGGTCACACTGGTCGTCGGCAATGTGGAAATCGGCACGGGAAAGCGTGTTACCCGCCTCTTTGGATGTGTTCAGGACGTCACCGAACGCCACGCGGCCGACCGCGCCCTGCGCGCTAGCGAGCAACGGTTCCGCACCATGATCGACGTCGCACCGGTGCCCTTTTTCCTGATCGATGCGCAGCAGCGCTTCACCTATCAGAACCGGGCCTGTATCGAGCTGTTCGGCTATACGCTGGCGGACATGCCTACCCTGGCGGAGTGGTGGCCGCTGGCCTATCCCGATCCCGACTATCGCCAGTGGGTCATGGACATATGGCGAGAACGGACCGGGCAGGCCCGGCAGGACGGCGGACCATTCGCGGCGGTGCCGGAGGTGACCATCCGCTGCAAGAATGGCCAGGATCGCACCGTGCTGGCCGGGACAGCGGTACTCGGTTGCGCCTTCGAGGAACCGTTCCTGGTCAGTTTCTCCGACGTCACCGACCTCAAAGAGGCCCGCGAGGCGGCCGAGCAGGCGGCCCGGGTCAAATCCGAATTCCTGGCCAACATGAGCCATGAGATCCGCACCCCGCTCAATGCCATGCTGGGCCTGGCGCAACTGCTGGAAGGCGAGGCGTTGGCCGCGGAGCAACGCCACCTGGTGCAACAGTTGCGCACGGCCGGGCGGTCCCTGCTCCGGCTGGTCAACGACATCCTCGATCTCTCCAAGCTCGAGTCCGGTCGGTTGCGCCTGGAGGTGCGGACCTACGCGCCGGCGGCGGTGCTGGCCCAGGTGCAGAGCCTCCTGGGTCAGCAGGCCCGGGCCAAGGGGCTCGATTTCCGGCTCGAGATCCCGGCGGGGCTCTCCTCCTGGCTGCGCGGGGACCCGCTGCGGTTGGAGCAGATCCTCGTCAACCTGGTCGGCAATGCGGTGAAATTCACCGAGCGCGGCGGGGTGCTCATCCGGGTCAGCCAACAGGAGGTCGACACCCGGACGGTGCGCCTGCGCCTGGAGGTCCGCGACACCGGGATCGGGATCAGCCCTGAGCACCTGACCATCCTGGGTACCCCCTTTACCCAGGCCGATGGGAGCATTACCCGCCGTTTCGGCGGCACCGGGCTGGGCCTGGCCATCAGCAAACAGTTGGTGGAGCGGATGGGGGGTCGCTTCGGGGTCGACAGCACCCTGGGGGTCGGCAGTAGCTTCTGGTTTGAACTGCCCTGCGAGCGGGCCAGCGCGAATGACACGCCGCCGCAGCAGGCCGCGCCCGCCGAGCGGCCAGCCGGACCCTGCCTGAGCGGCGTGCATTGTCTGGTGGTGGATGACAGCCCCCTGAATCGGGCGGTGGTCGAACGCGCATTGAGGCGCGAGGGTGCCCGGACGACCCTGGTCGCCGATGGCCAGCAGGCCCTGGACTGTCTGCGCGCCCACGCCCAGGATATCGATGCCGTGCTGATGGACATCCAGATGCCGGTGATGGACGGACTGACCGCGACCCGCGCGATCCGCCAGGCGCTTGGCCTGACCGCGCTGCCCGTGATTGCCTTCTCCGCCAACGTGCTGGCCGAGCAGCGCCACCAGGCGCAGGAGGCGGGGGTCAGCGACTTCCTGGCGAAGCCCGTGGACCTGGATGACCTGGTCGCGGTGCTACGCCGCTGGACCAACCCGCCACCGGCGGTTGCGCCCGGGGCCGCGGGACCGGTCCCGATCCCGGCCCCGACGCCGTCGCCAGGTCCGGCGGGGTTTCCGGACATCCCCGGCATCGATGGTCGCCGGGCGGCGCGTCTGCTCGACCAGGACTGGGCGTTCTTCCTGCGTCTGGCACATCGGTTTGCCGCCGATTTCGCCGACGCCACCCGGCAGATACACCAGGCGCTGGCGCGCGGCGAGGCCAGTGCGGCCGCCCGACGACTGCATACCCTGCGCGGCCACGCCGGGAACCTTGGCGCACTCGCACTGGCGCAGAGCGCCCAGGCGCTGGAGACCGCGCTCGCCGCCCCGCGGGTGGACCCGGCGCCGGCGCTGGCGGACTTCGATGCGCGGTTGTGCGCCCTGCTCACCGCGCTGGCGCCCTGGCTGGAAGGTGCCGCACCGCTGCCGGATGCAGCGCCCGCTGCGCCGCTGGACGAGGGCCGGCTCACCGCGCTCTGCGACGCCCTGTCCGGGCATGATCTGGAGACCCTGGATCTGTTCGAGGTTGAAGTGATACCCGAGAACCCCGCCATCCGGATACTGATCATCGACGACGATCCCGTCAGCGTACAAATCATGGCGCGGGCGCTGAAGCCCGTGTGCCGGTGCGACTTTGCCTTATCCGGACCGCAGGCGCTGGAGCGCCTGGCCGCGGAGCGGTTGCCGACGCTGATCCTGCTCGATGTCATGATGCCCGAGATGGACGGTTATACCCTGTGCCGGATGCTTCAGGCCGACCCGCGCCTGAAGGGCATTCCGGTGATCTTCGTGACCGCGAGCCACGATTCGGACAGTGAGACCCAGGCCCTGGAGGCCGGCGCCGCGGATTTCATCGCCAAACCGATCAACCCGCCGGTGCTGCGTCTGCGGGTTGGACTGCAATGCCAATTGCGCGAGCGCGAGCAGGCCCTGCGGGACAGTGAAGCGCGCTTTGAACACCTCGCCCATTTTGACGCGCTGACCGGGCTGCCCAACCGCCTGCTGCTGGCCGACCGTCTGCACCTGGCCATGGCGCAGGCCCGGCGACGGGGGCAGGGCCTGGCGGTGGTCTATCTTGACCTGGATGGCTTCAAGGCCATCAATGACGCCCACGGACACGCCGTTGGCGACCAGTTATTGGTGACCGTAGCCCACCACTTAAAGCAGACCCTGCGTGAAAGCGACACCCTGGCGCGCATCGGTGGTGACGAGTTCGTGGCCGTGCTGATCGATCTTAACGGCAGCGACGCCAGTGTGCCGCCGCTCAACCGTCTGCTGGCCGCCGCCAGCGCACCGCTGGCTCTCGGCGATCTCGTGGTGCAGGTCTCGGCCAGTCTTGGCGTCACCTTTTATCCGCAGCCGCAGGAGATAGACGCGGATCAACTGCTGCGTCAGGCCGATCAGGCCATGTATCAGGCCAAGCTGACCGGCAAGAATCGTTACCATGTTTTCAACCTTGAAGAGGACCATTGTACCTAG
- a CDS encoding patatin-like phospholipase family protein, whose protein sequence is MFASTKPDDPPPTTFETQLDQELRAVAWTRRGATHAENPQGPPPEQDGGVYDRAFNSNLLGLAFSGGGIRSATFHLGVIQGLAKLRLLHRVDYLSMVSGGGYIGSWLSSWVHRQNDVAAGQGRPGILGVEDALCGPRASADGLASTPEPRQVRWLRAFSNYLTPRVGALSTDTLTAVSTYIRNLILNQTILVAFGAALLVLPWLLCALLPHMGNGWIEFWILGGALLILSGSLLAGFETLHAELGRGINGACPDTDLKTPRFYWILFSCFAAAAVLGGIAITYKPELVGWGWATLYGCAYGLGTPAGWWFGAYLCKDDVPDPDRDKRWLWRPLWALIAAAGLGAMVYLWARFAADSSHYLDNSLFAVAVGPLALLGAILLTTTLHLGLTGRRLREAGREVWNCHGAHQLRFGIIWMALTGAALFGPLALLLVNTWVAAAGGLTWIVTTIAGVLAGASQTTGGKRGSRAAEVIARIAPFVFVLGVLLVLSNAVYQTMSWAWSADASTSPGPVCVAATPEPAYKVAIEFRGDVGSGSFSEARPSTYSCLPNYIETSVALLDGHVWTLLQVMIGLLIAALLVSRRVDINVFGLHMFYRNRIERCYMGASNLTAGRRHPLTGLDPTDAPRLMNLVAPTPAGADPDTARFGQRPLPIVNTALNITAARNLAWQERKAASFTFTPMYCGYEIQEPDGQLLSCYQRTSAFLGDNPGWISLGLPITVSGAAASPNGGYHTNPATAFLMTVFNVRLGWWMPNPRYLHQWQKTGPKLSLRLLLEELSGLTSDRSRYVYLSDGGHFENLGIYELVRRRCRYIIVGDAGCDPRFGFEDLGNAVRKCKIDLGIDIDIDPRAIRPDASTGYSAFHCVVGRIHYETADQAARPGFLLYLKSSLTGDEPADVLQYAAAQRPFPHESTADQSYTESQFESYRKLGLHVAWSVLADAVAEHRSRNADGALDMEEMFTTLTEIWYPPSTQVQTSFSKYGEAIETIFATLRKDLDLAFLDDQFYPEWQHLMSAGPGQEAAPTTRLLPDQPAQMRAGFYFCSQLLQLMENVYVDLNLETQYEHPDNRGWMNLFRHWSWAQMFQVTWAISASTYGVRFQRFCRRRLSLSLGKVASRDPVRFHDLEQHAELNFVELDLVRRIVAGCFPDGPNPPRVVQLVLQVFGPLAEKDKPAFSYPFAFALIDASEDEPLLVYYRVQDHLRATGLGRMGLSVLLEEGTVKGVVGLDDKSAKDRPGDGVVQAQGHVLQEVSGLGADRGGPDYDQGRSAREADCKAQLTKIIPDTDYPALYRLWDSVVTAAQERGATREIDRRV, encoded by the coding sequence GTGTTCGCAAGTACAAAGCCGGACGACCCACCACCCACGACCTTTGAAACCCAGTTGGATCAGGAACTGCGCGCCGTCGCCTGGACCCGCCGCGGCGCCACGCACGCCGAAAATCCGCAAGGGCCACCGCCGGAACAGGACGGCGGCGTCTATGACCGGGCCTTCAACAGCAACCTGCTCGGACTGGCGTTCTCAGGCGGCGGCATCCGCAGCGCCACCTTCCATCTCGGCGTCATTCAAGGCCTGGCCAAGCTGCGGCTGCTGCATCGTGTCGACTACCTGTCCATGGTCTCCGGCGGCGGCTATATCGGCAGTTGGCTCTCCTCATGGGTGCATCGCCAGAATGACGTCGCGGCCGGGCAGGGCCGCCCCGGTATCCTCGGTGTGGAAGATGCCCTGTGCGGGCCTCGGGCGTCCGCCGACGGCTTGGCGTCGACCCCCGAACCCCGCCAGGTGCGCTGGCTGCGGGCGTTCAGCAACTACCTGACGCCGCGGGTGGGAGCACTCAGCACCGACACCCTGACCGCGGTGTCCACCTACATCCGCAACCTCATTCTCAACCAGACCATCTTGGTTGCTTTTGGCGCCGCGCTGCTGGTTCTGCCCTGGTTGCTGTGCGCACTATTGCCCCACATGGGTAATGGCTGGATCGAGTTCTGGATCTTGGGCGGCGCCTTGCTGATCTTAAGCGGTTCTTTGCTGGCCGGGTTTGAGACGCTGCACGCGGAACTTGGGCGCGGTATCAATGGCGCCTGCCCGGATACCGACCTGAAGACACCGCGCTTTTACTGGATCCTGTTCTCATGCTTTGCGGCGGCGGCCGTCCTCGGCGGCATCGCGATCACCTACAAGCCCGAGCTGGTCGGCTGGGGCTGGGCGACGCTCTACGGCTGCGCCTACGGCCTCGGCACGCCGGCCGGCTGGTGGTTCGGGGCCTACCTCTGCAAGGACGATGTTCCTGATCCCGACCGCGACAAGCGTTGGCTCTGGCGGCCGCTGTGGGCCCTGATCGCGGCCGCGGGACTCGGCGCCATGGTCTACCTGTGGGCCCGCTTCGCCGCTGATTCGTCCCATTACCTCGACAATTCACTGTTCGCCGTCGCGGTGGGTCCCCTGGCCCTCCTGGGCGCCATCCTGCTCACCACCACGCTGCATCTGGGCCTCACCGGCCGGCGCCTGCGCGAAGCCGGACGCGAGGTCTGGAACTGCCACGGCGCACATCAATTGCGTTTTGGAATCATCTGGATGGCACTCACGGGCGCGGCGCTCTTCGGCCCCCTGGCCCTGCTGCTGGTCAACACCTGGGTGGCCGCGGCCGGGGGCCTCACCTGGATCGTCACGACCATCGCCGGGGTCCTGGCCGGCGCGAGCCAAACCACCGGCGGCAAGCGCGGCAGCCGGGCGGCCGAGGTCATTGCACGGATCGCACCCTTCGTATTCGTCCTGGGAGTGCTGTTGGTATTGTCCAATGCGGTCTACCAGACCATGTCGTGGGCCTGGTCCGCTGACGCCTCCACGTCGCCGGGACCCGTCTGCGTGGCGGCCACGCCCGAACCCGCCTATAAAGTTGCCATCGAATTCCGCGGCGATGTCGGGTCAGGCAGCTTTTCCGAGGCACGACCTTCAACCTACAGCTGCCTGCCAAATTATATCGAGACGAGCGTCGCGCTCCTCGACGGACACGTGTGGACACTGCTCCAGGTGATGATCGGGTTACTGATCGCGGCGCTCCTCGTCAGCCGGCGGGTGGACATCAACGTCTTCGGCCTGCACATGTTCTACCGCAATCGCATCGAACGCTGCTACATGGGGGCGAGCAACCTCACCGCCGGGCGGCGCCATCCGCTCACCGGATTGGACCCGACCGATGCGCCCAGGCTCATGAACCTGGTCGCGCCGACCCCGGCGGGCGCCGACCCGGACACTGCAAGGTTCGGTCAACGCCCCCTGCCCATCGTGAATACGGCACTCAATATCACGGCGGCCCGCAACCTTGCCTGGCAGGAGCGCAAGGCCGCCTCCTTCACCTTCACGCCGATGTACTGCGGATACGAAATCCAGGAGCCCGACGGGCAACTGCTCTCGTGCTACCAGCGCACCAGCGCCTTCCTGGGTGACAATCCGGGGTGGATCTCGCTCGGCCTGCCGATCACGGTCTCCGGCGCCGCGGCGAGCCCCAATGGCGGTTACCACACCAATCCCGCAACCGCTTTTCTCATGACCGTCTTCAACGTGCGGCTCGGTTGGTGGATGCCCAATCCGCGCTACCTCCACCAGTGGCAAAAGACCGGCCCCAAACTCTCCCTGCGGCTGCTGCTGGAAGAACTCTCCGGCCTGACCAGCGACCGGTCCAGGTACGTGTACCTGAGTGACGGCGGACATTTCGAGAACCTCGGCATCTATGAACTGGTACGCCGCCGCTGCCGCTATATCATCGTCGGCGACGCCGGGTGTGACCCCAGGTTCGGTTTCGAGGACCTGGGCAACGCCGTGCGCAAGTGCAAGATCGACCTCGGCATCGACATCGACATCGATCCCCGCGCAATCCGGCCCGATGCGTCGACCGGCTACAGTGCATTTCACTGCGTGGTCGGCCGCATACACTACGAAACAGCGGACCAGGCCGCACGCCCCGGCTTCCTCCTCTACCTGAAATCGTCACTCACCGGCGATGAACCGGCCGACGTCCTGCAGTATGCCGCGGCGCAACGGCCTTTCCCCCATGAGAGTACCGCGGATCAGTCCTACACCGAGTCTCAGTTCGAGAGTTACCGCAAGCTCGGACTGCACGTCGCCTGGTCGGTGCTCGCTGACGCAGTCGCCGAGCACCGGAGCCGAAACGCGGATGGCGCGTTGGACATGGAGGAGATGTTCACCACGCTCACCGAGATCTGGTACCCGCCCAGTACGCAAGTGCAGACCTCCTTCTCCAAATACGGCGAGGCGATCGAGACGATCTTCGCGACCCTTCGCAAGGACCTCGACCTGGCGTTCCTGGACGACCAGTTCTATCCCGAGTGGCAGCACCTGATGAGTGCAGGGCCGGGCCAGGAAGCGGCCCCGACCACGCGGCTGTTACCGGACCAACCGGCGCAGATGCGGGCGGGATTCTATTTTTGCAGCCAGCTCCTGCAACTCATGGAGAACGTCTATGTCGATCTCAACCTGGAGACGCAGTACGAGCACCCGGACAACCGCGGCTGGATGAACCTGTTCCGGCACTGGTCATGGGCGCAGATGTTCCAAGTGACCTGGGCCATCTCGGCAAGCACCTACGGTGTCCGCTTCCAGCGGTTCTGCCGGCGACGCCTGAGCCTCTCCCTGGGAAAGGTGGCCAGCCGCGATCCCGTACGTTTCCACGACCTGGAACAACACGCCGAACTCAACTTCGTTGAGCTGGACCTGGTCCGCCGTATCGTCGCTGGGTGTTTCCCGGATGGCCCGAACCCCCCGCGCGTCGTTCAGCTCGTACTCCAGGTATTCGGCCCGCTCGCGGAGAAAGACAAGCCGGCGTTTTCGTATCCATTCGCCTTTGCCCTGATCGACGCAAGTGAGGACGAACCCCTGCTCGTCTATTACCGGGTCCAAGACCACCTGCGCGCCACCGGGCTCGGCCGCATGGGACTGTCCGTATTACTGGAGGAAGGCACGGTCAAGGGCGTCGTGGGCCTTGATGATAAGTCCGCCAAAGACCGTCCGGGCGATGGAGTTGTACAGGCGCAAGGTCATGTTCTGCAGGAGGTCAGCGGCCTCGGGGCTGACCGGGGTGGGCCAGATTACGATCAAGGCCGCAGCGCGCGTGAGGCGGATTGCAAAGCGCAGTTGACGAAAATCATCCCGGACACGGACTACCCGGCCTTGTATCGTCTGTGGGACTCCGTCGTCACCGCGGCCCAGGAACGCGGCGCAACCCGCGAGATCGACCGACGGGTCTGA